The genomic region TTGATCAGGTATTAGAGAAGATGAATGAAGTTCCCGGATCACCTTAAAGTTTAAAATACAAACAAATGCATGGCTGTTTATTATAGATAGGCAGCCATGCTTCTTTTTAGGAGAGAAGTTATGAGAAAGTTTATAGCTCTAATCACAATAATCATTCTGTATGCGAGCTCAAATGCGTTTTCAGAACAAGCCCTGCCTTCATGGAATGACAGCAAACCCAAACAGTCAATAATTAGTTTTGTAGAGGAAGTTACTGATCCAAATAGTAAGTCTTATGTAAAACCAGAAGAGAGAATTGCTGTATTTGATAATGACGGCACACTTTGGGCAGAGCAGCCGATTTATTTTCAGCTTGCTTTTGTCTCAGACCGCATAAAAGAGCTAGCTCCAGCCAATCCA from Thermodesulfobacteriota bacterium harbors:
- a CDS encoding haloacid dehalogenase-like hydrolase; amino-acid sequence: MRKFIALITIIILYASSNAFSEQALPSWNDSKPKQSIISFVEEVTDPNSKSYVKPEERIAVFDNDGTLWAEQPIYFQLAFVSDRIKELAPANP